One Paenarthrobacter aurescens TC1 DNA window includes the following coding sequences:
- a CDS encoding putative ABC transporter, ATP binding protein (identified by match to protein family HMM PF00005) — protein sequence MTQAIVVEGLRKKFGPREVLHGLDFAVESGTVFGVIGPNGAGKTTTMRCLLDIIRPSAGSISVLGQDPRQAGTALRRRIGYLPGELHLENRTTGRRVLEHFAAISGPVDPQHVKQLAERLDLDLDRQTRKLSKGNKQKLGLLQAFMHKPELLVLDEPTSGLDPLVQQVFHAMVREAVDDGATVFLSSHVLSEVQQAADAVAILRDGEIVTVSTVEELRTAAVRQLRFNSTGTEPHDVGALLARVPGVANVAVRELKADGHTAGTVEAVATLSGHVQPLVQELAKLNLTDLVLEEPDLEEAVLTLYAGQPPRLGQSTENGQSAGNGRTPGRHTEGAHRA from the coding sequence GTGACCCAGGCAATCGTCGTCGAGGGTTTGCGCAAGAAGTTCGGACCCCGGGAAGTCCTGCACGGACTGGATTTCGCGGTGGAATCAGGGACTGTATTCGGCGTTATCGGGCCGAACGGTGCGGGCAAGACCACCACCATGCGCTGCCTGCTGGACATCATCCGGCCCAGCGCGGGGTCCATCTCGGTGCTCGGACAGGATCCCCGGCAGGCAGGTACGGCCCTCCGCCGCAGGATCGGTTACCTTCCCGGCGAACTGCATTTGGAAAACCGGACCACCGGCCGCCGCGTGCTGGAACACTTCGCGGCGATCAGCGGCCCCGTGGACCCTCAGCATGTCAAGCAGCTCGCTGAGCGGCTGGACCTTGATCTTGATCGCCAGACCCGGAAGCTCTCCAAAGGGAACAAACAGAAGCTGGGACTGCTGCAGGCCTTCATGCACAAACCTGAACTCCTGGTGCTCGACGAACCCACCAGCGGACTGGATCCGTTAGTCCAGCAGGTGTTCCATGCGATGGTTCGCGAGGCCGTGGATGATGGCGCAACAGTGTTTCTCAGCTCGCACGTTCTCAGCGAAGTACAACAAGCCGCCGACGCAGTGGCCATCCTCCGCGACGGTGAAATCGTCACCGTTTCCACGGTGGAGGAGCTCAGGACGGCAGCGGTCCGGCAGCTACGGTTCAATAGCACCGGGACGGAACCGCACGACGTCGGCGCGCTGCTGGCCAGGGTGCCGGGAGTCGCCAATGTGGCAGTACGGGAGCTCAAGGCCGACGGGCACACTGCCGGAACAGTCGAGGCGGTGGCGACGCTGTCCGGCCACGTCCAGCCGCTGGTCCAGGAACTGGCCAAGTTGAACCTCACGGACCTGGTCCTCGAAGAACCCGATTTGGAGGAAGCCGTGTTGACTCTCTATGCCGGCCAGCCTCCAAGGCTTGGCCAGTCCACCGAAAATGGCCAGTCCGCTGGGAATGGCAGGACACCCGGCCGCCACACGGAAGGAGCGCACCGTGCCTAG
- a CDS encoding hypothetical protein (identified by Glimmer2; putative), translated as MSTLQTTRPQGDVWPELSRHQDVVLQDARGNRIEGTIDGMTDDRSTLWIQLKGGLGRQLIHHLDGYWLETPAA; from the coding sequence TTGAGCACACTGCAAACCACCAGGCCGCAAGGCGACGTTTGGCCGGAACTCTCCCGCCACCAGGATGTGGTCCTCCAGGATGCCCGCGGCAACCGCATCGAGGGAACCATCGATGGCATGACCGATGACCGCAGCACGCTGTGGATCCAACTCAAGGGTGGCCTGGGCCGCCAACTGATTCACCACTTGGACGGCTACTGGCTGGAGACGCCGGCCGCCTGA
- a CDS encoding putative ABC-type multidrug transport system, permease component (identified by match to protein family HMM PF01061), whose translation MIEQAVAPGVTAQKRGPRSVVTDTWFVFWREMLLPMRDPFSLIFSLIQPLVFLGLFGPLLGSAVGAPAFGGQSTLQWFLPGVVVMIALFGTSMTGSNLQYELVTGSYERILATPLSRSSLMIGRALKEWAPLVLQGLLISVVCIPFGFVFYPLHVVLGLVILGVFGIGLGALSYALALVSQNKEWIFWGVQQTLLFPLMILSGIMLPIEAGPGWMKVASLFNPLTYLVNAERELFAGRIGMDTMWGLVAAVVTAAVGLVVGIRTISRNTN comes from the coding sequence ATGATCGAACAAGCCGTTGCCCCCGGTGTCACTGCCCAAAAACGCGGACCGCGCAGCGTAGTGACCGATACATGGTTCGTGTTCTGGCGCGAGATGCTGCTGCCGATGCGGGATCCGTTCTCACTGATCTTCTCCCTCATCCAACCGCTGGTGTTCCTGGGTTTATTTGGGCCGTTGCTGGGCTCTGCAGTAGGTGCTCCGGCCTTCGGTGGGCAGTCCACGCTGCAATGGTTCCTTCCCGGAGTGGTGGTGATGATCGCACTGTTCGGCACCTCCATGACCGGTTCAAACCTGCAGTACGAACTCGTGACCGGTTCCTATGAAAGGATCCTGGCCACACCACTGTCCCGTTCCTCGCTGATGATTGGCAGGGCGCTGAAGGAATGGGCTCCCCTGGTGTTGCAAGGCTTGCTGATCTCCGTGGTCTGCATCCCCTTTGGTTTCGTTTTCTACCCCTTGCACGTGGTGTTGGGGCTGGTGATCCTGGGCGTCTTCGGCATTGGGCTGGGGGCTTTGTCCTATGCACTGGCCTTGGTCTCGCAGAACAAGGAATGGATCTTCTGGGGCGTGCAGCAAACCCTGCTGTTCCCGCTGATGATCCTGTCCGGCATCATGCTCCCCATTGAGGCCGGTCCGGGGTGGATGAAGGTGGCCAGCCTGTTCAATCCGCTGACCTACTTGGTCAATGCTGAACGGGAGTTGTTTGCCGGGCGCATCGGCATGGACACGATGTGGGGACTCGTGGCCGCAGTGGTGACGGCCGCCGTCGGACTTGTAGTGGGTATCCGGACCATCAGCCGCAACACGAACTAG
- a CDS encoding putative ABC-type multidrug transport system, ATPase component (identified by match to protein family HMM PF00005) — MIHTNKLTKTFTVKKETVEAVKGVDIHVAPGELVAFLGPNGAGKSTTLRMLTTLLKPTSGSATVAGVDVEKDPAGVRARIGYIGQGNGGGHSYRVIDELIMQGRFYGMNTTDAKARAETLMASLDLSDLAKRTVIKLSGGQRRRMDVALGLMHSPGLLFLDEPSTGMDPQNRANLWKHIMRMREEHGTTIVLTTHYMDEADSMSERVIVIDHGTIIADDTASRLKANLAGDLLAVEVAAGSASEVRGLLGRAAAEGDMEENAYDGVVRFRLRLAQGAQLAPGLLKEMHDAGAPAQSLELKPPTLDDVFLELTGRSLREGAEV, encoded by the coding sequence GTGATCCACACCAACAAGCTCACTAAGACCTTCACCGTTAAGAAGGAAACCGTCGAGGCCGTGAAGGGCGTGGACATCCACGTCGCCCCGGGCGAACTGGTTGCCTTCCTTGGCCCGAACGGCGCCGGCAAGTCCACCACCCTGCGGATGCTGACCACTTTGTTGAAACCAACGTCGGGATCGGCCACTGTGGCCGGCGTCGACGTCGAAAAGGACCCCGCCGGCGTGCGTGCCCGGATCGGTTACATCGGCCAAGGCAATGGCGGCGGGCACAGCTACCGGGTGATCGACGAACTGATCATGCAGGGCCGCTTCTACGGAATGAACACCACAGACGCCAAAGCCCGCGCCGAGACCCTCATGGCATCTTTGGACCTCAGCGACCTGGCCAAGCGCACAGTAATCAAACTTTCCGGCGGGCAACGACGACGCATGGACGTGGCCCTCGGGCTGATGCACTCCCCTGGCTTGCTGTTCCTCGATGAACCTTCCACCGGCATGGATCCACAGAACCGTGCAAACCTCTGGAAGCACATCATGCGCATGCGCGAGGAACACGGGACCACCATTGTGCTGACCACCCATTACATGGATGAGGCCGACTCCATGTCCGAGCGCGTGATCGTGATCGACCACGGGACCATCATCGCCGACGACACCGCCTCACGGCTCAAAGCGAACCTCGCCGGTGACCTCCTGGCAGTGGAGGTCGCCGCCGGTTCGGCGTCGGAAGTGCGTGGCCTGCTGGGCCGCGCCGCCGCCGAGGGCGACATGGAGGAAAACGCGTACGACGGCGTGGTCCGCTTCCGCCTCCGGCTGGCCCAAGGCGCCCAACTGGCGCCCGGGTTGCTGAAGGAAATGCACGACGCCGGCGCTCCCGCCCAGTCACTGGAGTTGAAACCGCCCACGCTGGACGACGTTTTCCTGGAATTGACCGGCCGCAGCCTGCGGGAAGGAGCTGAAGTCTGA
- a CDS encoding putative ABC transporter, permease protein, translating into MPRILPLFTKALTDSWRSTLAWALGLSAACMLYLPLYPSIGGSAQMQDLINALPPEMTKALNYDQIASGPGYTQATMFGLIGFLLMSMASIGWGAAAVGGDEESGLLELTLAHSVTRVQVVLERALAILVRIALLSVLVFLMVLGLNGPSQLSIDVGHLAGAVLLFAALALLSGTAALCAGALSGRKVYGIAAGAAVAVLGYVFNAVGRQSPDVEWLLNLSPYHWAYGNSPVANGADWGAAAGLYGISAALIVLGAVALQRRDVGV; encoded by the coding sequence GTGCCTAGGATTCTGCCCCTGTTCACCAAGGCCCTGACCGACTCGTGGCGTTCAACGTTGGCGTGGGCGCTGGGTTTGTCGGCGGCGTGCATGCTGTACCTGCCGCTGTATCCCTCGATCGGAGGCAGCGCACAGATGCAGGACCTGATCAATGCGCTGCCGCCCGAAATGACCAAAGCCCTGAACTACGACCAAATCGCGTCCGGGCCCGGCTACACCCAAGCCACCATGTTCGGGCTGATCGGATTCCTGTTGATGTCCATGGCCTCGATCGGCTGGGGCGCCGCGGCTGTGGGTGGCGACGAGGAATCCGGATTGCTTGAACTGACGCTCGCGCACAGCGTCACACGAGTGCAGGTAGTCCTCGAACGCGCTTTGGCCATCCTGGTTCGTATTGCCCTGCTTTCGGTGCTCGTCTTCCTGATGGTGCTGGGACTCAACGGACCCTCTCAACTCAGCATCGACGTCGGTCATCTCGCCGGAGCGGTACTGCTGTTCGCCGCACTGGCGCTGCTCAGCGGGACAGCCGCGCTCTGCGCCGGTGCGCTCAGCGGCCGGAAGGTGTACGGGATCGCGGCCGGCGCCGCCGTGGCCGTTCTCGGGTATGTCTTCAACGCGGTGGGACGGCAAAGTCCCGACGTCGAATGGCTGCTGAACTTGTCGCCCTACCACTGGGCGTACGGCAACTCCCCAGTGGCCAACGGTGCTGACTGGGGAGCCGCCGCGGGCCTGTACGGCATCTCGGCAGCACTCATTGTGCTCGGAGCCGTGGCGCTGCAGCGACGCGACGTAGGGGTTTAG
- a CDS encoding putative long chain fatty acid-CoA ligase (identified by match to protein family HMM PF00501): MLSYTAGDTDVPLLEETIGANFERIASRFPLRDALIEAAATPGGEARRWSYQKLNDDVDRLARALLAMGVAKGERIGIWSPNCAEWTILQYATAKIGAVLVNVNPAYRTHELEFVVKQNGMRMLVAAPSDKNSDYVGMARDAASNCPELREIVFLPGAPELGLTLGVPEADHELTYAELLTRADGVGTSALRDRMGELDPYDPINLQYTSGTTGFPKGATLTHHNILNNGHSIGRLLNYTEHDRVVIPVPFYHCFGMVIGNLNALSFGAATIIPGRGFNASAALEAVQDFGGTSLYGVPTMFIAELALPDFASYDLSTLRTGVMAGSLCPIEVMRRVIDEMHMVDVAICYGMTETSPVSTMTRAGDTLEQRTSTVGRTMPHLESRIIDPGSMEVVERGVIGELCTRGYSVMQGYWGQPDKTAEAIDAEGWMHTGDLARMDEDGYLVIEGRIKDMVIRGGENIYPREIEEFLYLHPSIQDVQVIGVPDEKYGEELMACIILKPGSPALTAEELAEYCRGKLAHYKIPRYVDVRESFPMTVSGKVRKVDMRQEAVSRLHL, encoded by the coding sequence ATGTTGTCCTATACCGCCGGAGACACTGACGTCCCGCTGCTCGAAGAGACCATTGGCGCTAATTTTGAGCGCATCGCGTCCCGGTTTCCCTTGCGGGATGCGCTGATCGAGGCCGCTGCTACTCCAGGCGGTGAGGCCCGCAGGTGGAGCTACCAGAAGCTGAACGACGACGTCGATCGCCTCGCCCGCGCGCTGCTCGCCATGGGCGTGGCCAAGGGTGAGAGGATCGGCATCTGGAGTCCCAATTGTGCCGAGTGGACCATCCTTCAGTACGCCACGGCCAAGATCGGCGCTGTGCTGGTCAACGTGAACCCGGCGTACAGGACTCACGAGCTGGAGTTCGTGGTGAAGCAGAACGGCATGAGAATGCTGGTGGCCGCACCAAGCGACAAGAACAGCGACTACGTGGGCATGGCCAGGGATGCGGCCAGCAACTGTCCCGAGCTCCGGGAGATCGTCTTCCTTCCGGGGGCGCCGGAACTGGGCCTCACCTTGGGCGTCCCGGAAGCCGACCATGAACTCACGTATGCCGAACTCCTGACCCGGGCGGACGGCGTCGGGACTTCAGCCCTGCGGGACCGCATGGGCGAACTTGACCCGTACGATCCCATCAACCTGCAGTACACCTCGGGCACCACGGGGTTCCCCAAGGGGGCCACCCTGACGCACCACAACATCCTCAACAACGGTCATTCGATCGGCCGGCTCCTGAACTACACCGAACATGACCGGGTGGTGATCCCGGTACCGTTCTACCACTGCTTCGGCATGGTGATCGGGAATCTCAACGCGCTGAGTTTCGGTGCGGCCACCATCATTCCGGGCCGCGGGTTCAACGCGTCGGCGGCGTTGGAAGCGGTGCAGGACTTCGGCGGGACATCGTTGTACGGCGTGCCCACCATGTTCATCGCTGAGCTCGCGTTACCGGATTTTGCTTCCTACGATCTCTCCACGCTGCGGACAGGAGTGATGGCCGGTTCCCTGTGTCCCATCGAAGTGATGCGCCGGGTCATCGATGAGATGCACATGGTGGATGTTGCCATTTGCTACGGCATGACGGAGACCTCGCCCGTGTCCACCATGACCCGTGCGGGGGACACGCTGGAGCAGCGGACCAGCACGGTAGGCCGGACCATGCCGCACCTTGAGAGCCGCATTATTGACCCCGGCTCCATGGAAGTTGTGGAGCGCGGTGTCATCGGCGAGCTCTGCACACGGGGCTACTCGGTGATGCAGGGCTACTGGGGCCAACCGGACAAAACCGCGGAGGCGATCGACGCCGAAGGCTGGATGCACACCGGTGACCTTGCCCGCATGGATGAGGACGGCTACCTGGTGATCGAGGGCCGCATCAAGGACATGGTGATCCGCGGCGGGGAGAACATCTACCCGCGCGAGATCGAGGAATTCCTGTACCTCCACCCGTCCATCCAGGATGTGCAGGTCATCGGCGTCCCGGACGAGAAGTACGGCGAAGAACTGATGGCGTGCATCATTCTCAAGCCCGGGTCTCCTGCCCTGACCGCCGAGGAGCTGGCGGAGTACTGTCGCGGAAAGCTGGCCCACTACAAAATCCCGCGCTACGTTGACGTCCGCGAGTCCTTCCCCATGACGGTGTCCGGCAAGGTGCGGAAGGTGGACATGCGGCAGGAAGCGGTCTCCCGGCTCCACCTCTAA
- a CDS encoding putative Zn-dependent protease with chaperone function, HtpX-like protein (identified by match to protein family HMM PF01435) yields the protein MHKHNNGLKTAALFGVLWAVLLGLGAIIAAGTRSTTPIWIMALIGVATTAYGYWNSDKIAIRSMAAYPVTEAQAPQLYQIVRELSVRANKPMPRIYLSPTMTPNAFATGRNPKNAAVCCTEGILHLLDARELRGVLGHELMHVYNRDILTSSVVAAVAGVITSVGQMLLIFGSGDRRNANPLATIAMALLAPFAASLIQMAISRTREFDADEDGAELTGDPLALASALRKIESGVSQLPLPPDQRLVNASHLMIANPFRGGGIRRMFSTHPPMKERISRLERMAGRPLL from the coding sequence GTGCATAAACACAACAATGGACTCAAGACCGCGGCACTCTTCGGTGTGCTGTGGGCGGTGTTGTTGGGTTTGGGCGCCATCATCGCGGCCGGAACGCGCAGCACCACGCCCATCTGGATCATGGCCTTGATCGGTGTGGCCACCACGGCGTATGGCTACTGGAACAGCGACAAGATCGCCATCCGTTCAATGGCCGCGTACCCGGTCACCGAGGCGCAGGCACCGCAGCTGTACCAGATCGTTCGAGAACTGTCCGTGCGTGCCAACAAGCCCATGCCGCGGATCTACCTCTCACCCACCATGACACCCAACGCCTTCGCCACCGGACGCAATCCCAAGAACGCTGCCGTGTGCTGCACGGAGGGCATTCTCCACCTGCTCGACGCCCGCGAACTCAGGGGCGTCCTGGGACATGAACTGATGCACGTGTACAACCGTGACATCCTGACGTCGTCCGTTGTAGCTGCCGTGGCCGGCGTTATCACTTCCGTGGGTCAGATGCTGCTGATCTTCGGGAGCGGCGACCGGCGCAACGCCAACCCGCTGGCCACCATCGCGATGGCCTTGCTCGCGCCCTTCGCGGCGTCACTGATTCAGATGGCCATCTCCCGCACCCGTGAATTCGACGCCGATGAAGACGGCGCGGAGCTGACCGGCGATCCGTTGGCGCTCGCCTCAGCCCTGCGCAAGATCGAATCCGGCGTCAGCCAGCTCCCGCTCCCGCCGGACCAGCGGCTGGTCAATGCCTCGCACCTGATGATCGCCAACCCGTTCCGCGGCGGCGGCATACGGCGCATGTTCTCCACGCATCCGCCCATGAAAGAACGAATCAGCCGACTGGAACGGATGGCCGGGCGCCCGCTGTTGTAG
- a CDS encoding Protein of unknown function (DUF520) (identified by match to protein family HMM PF04461), with product MAGESTFDVVSKVDKQEVANALNQSQKEIAQRYDFKGVGAEIDFSGEKILMKANSEDRVLAVLDVFQSKLIKRGISLKSLDQGEPFPSGKEFRLECSIKEGIAQDIAKKINKIIRDEAPKSVKSQIQGDELRVTSKSRDDLQETMNILKKFEEADLQFVNFRS from the coding sequence ATGGCAGGCGAATCCACATTCGACGTCGTCAGCAAGGTAGACAAGCAAGAGGTTGCCAACGCGCTGAACCAGTCCCAGAAGGAAATCGCGCAGCGATACGACTTCAAGGGCGTCGGCGCAGAGATCGACTTCAGCGGCGAAAAGATCCTCATGAAGGCCAACTCCGAGGACCGCGTCCTGGCTGTCCTGGATGTCTTCCAGTCCAAGCTCATCAAGCGCGGCATCTCGCTGAAGTCGCTGGACCAGGGAGAGCCTTTCCCCTCCGGCAAGGAATTCCGCCTGGAGTGCTCCATCAAGGAGGGCATCGCCCAGGACATCGCCAAGAAGATCAACAAGATCATCCGCGATGAAGCCCCAAAGTCCGTCAAGTCCCAGATCCAGGGCGACGAACTCCGCGTCACGTCCAAGTCCCGCGATGACCTGCAGGAGACCATGAACATCCTCAAGAAGTTCGAAGAGGCCGATCTGCAGTTCGTTAACTTCCGCAGCTAG
- a CDS encoding putative voltage-gated potassium channel protein (identified by match to protein family HMM PF00520; match to protein family HMM PF07885) → MTQARYRDLVEWPLMATALIFLTAYAWQVIGRISGAEATPFEVVLWITWGIFALDYFVNLWLAEDRMRWFLWNLHELLIVVLPFFRPLRLLRLVTLLSVLQRTVGETLRGRVATYVAGAAAMLILIGALAVLDVEQNAPDAKIVTFGDAAWWAITTITTVGYGDLYPVTPIGRIVAAALMMSGIAVLGIVTASIASWLLQRIEENAEGVAAAAEVKAVAAEEPVRAELADLVTEIAALRMEIAELRQATAPRQGHEA, encoded by the coding sequence ATGACTCAAGCGCGATACCGGGACCTCGTCGAATGGCCCCTGATGGCCACGGCACTGATTTTCCTCACGGCTTACGCGTGGCAGGTTATCGGTCGCATCAGCGGCGCCGAGGCAACCCCCTTCGAGGTTGTCCTCTGGATCACGTGGGGAATCTTCGCATTGGACTACTTCGTCAACCTCTGGCTTGCCGAAGACCGGATGCGGTGGTTCCTCTGGAACCTGCACGAACTCCTGATCGTGGTGCTCCCCTTCTTCCGGCCACTCCGGTTGCTGAGGCTGGTCACTTTGCTGTCCGTCCTGCAACGCACCGTTGGTGAAACCCTCCGCGGACGCGTCGCCACCTACGTTGCAGGCGCGGCAGCCATGCTGATCCTCATCGGGGCTCTGGCCGTGCTGGACGTGGAGCAGAACGCCCCCGACGCCAAGATCGTCACTTTCGGGGACGCTGCGTGGTGGGCCATCACCACCATCACCACCGTGGGTTATGGCGACCTCTACCCCGTGACTCCCATCGGCAGGATCGTCGCAGCAGCCCTCATGATGAGCGGGATCGCGGTTCTGGGTATTGTCACAGCCTCCATCGCTTCCTGGCTCCTGCAGCGAATCGAAGAGAATGCCGAAGGCGTGGCGGCAGCAGCAGAAGTCAAGGCTGTCGCAGCGGAGGAACCAGTCAGGGCCGAGCTGGCCGATCTGGTGACGGAGATCGCAGCGCTGCGGATGGAGATTGCGGAACTTAGGCAAGCCACCGCGCCCAGGCAGGGGCACGAGGCTTAG
- the trx gene encoding thioredoxin (identified by match to protein family HMM PF00085; match to protein family HMM TIGR01068), translating into MATVDITGEQFASTIEDNDIVLVDFWAAWCSPCRQFAPTYGAASEKHTDVVFAKVDTEAEQQLAAEAGITSIPTLMAFREKVLVFSQPGALNGPQLEQVIEAVKGLDMEEVHAHVAKARAEAQEN; encoded by the coding sequence ATGGCTACAGTTGACATCACTGGAGAACAGTTCGCATCGACCATCGAGGACAACGACATTGTCCTGGTGGATTTCTGGGCTGCCTGGTGCAGCCCGTGCCGCCAGTTTGCCCCCACGTACGGGGCAGCCTCGGAGAAGCACACCGACGTCGTGTTCGCGAAGGTAGACACCGAGGCCGAGCAGCAACTCGCCGCCGAAGCCGGGATCACGTCCATCCCGACGCTCATGGCATTCCGCGAAAAGGTTCTGGTCTTCTCGCAGCCGGGAGCCCTCAACGGTCCGCAGCTTGAGCAGGTCATCGAGGCCGTGAAGGGCCTGGACATGGAAGAGGTCCACGCCCACGTTGCCAAGGCGCGCGCCGAGGCCCAGGAAAACTAA
- a CDS encoding hypothetical protein (identified by Glimmer2; putative), with product MSSKAVQSISKSASAAAGSIGTAAVAAASAVAAAAVAASIVLSPVPDATTRMDGVHADLLRAVQLNQITAEQAEKFEAKLAGRILGEA from the coding sequence ATGAGCAGCAAGGCCGTCCAGTCCATCAGCAAATCCGCGTCTGCAGCAGCCGGCTCCATCGGCACGGCAGCAGTTGCCGCAGCGAGTGCCGTGGCGGCCGCGGCAGTGGCAGCGTCGATCGTCCTCAGCCCTGTTCCCGATGCCACCACGCGAATGGACGGTGTGCACGCAGATTTGCTGCGGGCCGTGCAACTCAACCAGATCACTGCCGAGCAGGCCGAAAAGTTCGAAGCGAAACTTGCCGGCAGGATCCTCGGGGAAGCCTGA
- a CDS encoding putative antibiotic biosynthesis monooxygenase domain protein (identified by match to protein family HMM PF03992): protein MSAPIDLQATFIPNEGEFFRVKLALEIAIDEVVNEPGCIRYELTEATEEKLVLTERWESEELLEKHSKGIAVQDLNESLSALLAEPVKLERL, encoded by the coding sequence ATGAGTGCACCCATTGACCTGCAGGCCACGTTCATCCCCAACGAAGGCGAATTCTTCCGCGTGAAGCTCGCTCTGGAAATCGCCATCGACGAGGTCGTCAACGAGCCCGGCTGCATCCGTTACGAACTGACCGAAGCCACCGAGGAAAAGCTCGTCCTCACGGAACGCTGGGAATCCGAAGAGCTCCTGGAGAAGCACTCCAAGGGCATCGCCGTCCAGGACCTGAACGAGTCCCTCAGCGCACTGCTCGCCGAGCCGGTCAAGCTCGAACGGCTCTGA
- a CDS encoding putative glyoxalase family protein (identified by match to protein family HMM PF00903), translating into MAAIVHFEIPTDNTDRANTFYESAFGWNLSPMQGMDYTIALTAPSDEQTGTPKEPGAINGALFPRTDNLKTPILTIDVDDIDAALGQIESAGGSVVQAKDAVPTMGWYAYFKDTEGNVLGVWQNDTSAGT; encoded by the coding sequence ATGGCCGCCATAGTGCATTTCGAGATTCCGACGGACAACACAGACAGGGCCAACACTTTCTACGAGAGTGCGTTCGGCTGGAACCTGAGCCCTATGCAGGGGATGGACTACACCATCGCCCTTACGGCACCTTCCGATGAGCAAACGGGTACGCCCAAGGAACCCGGAGCCATCAACGGAGCCCTGTTCCCGCGCACGGATAATCTGAAGACCCCCATCCTCACCATCGATGTGGACGATATTGATGCCGCGCTCGGACAGATCGAGTCGGCAGGTGGCAGTGTGGTCCAGGCCAAGGACGCTGTACCCACCATGGGCTGGTACGCCTACTTCAAGGACACCGAGGGCAATGTTTTGGGTGTGTGGCAGAACGACACCTCCGCCGGGACCTGA
- a CDS encoding putative thioesterase family domain protein: MHLLLRTLMLLFTSSKRSRLGVWEESSLPLRVLPTDIDIAMHVNNGMYFSLMDLGRFDLMVRSGIWTRMRKRGWSPVAAGETIAFRKSLQLWQQYTIESRIIGLDTKAIYFEQRMVVDGEIYARAHIATRLVHKGKPVTQEEIIAEFGAPPADLELPEWIHEWRENNALPGARRPAPHVWS, translated from the coding sequence ATGCACCTGCTTCTTCGTACCCTCATGCTGCTGTTCACGTCATCCAAGCGCTCAAGATTGGGCGTCTGGGAAGAATCATCGCTGCCCTTGCGGGTTCTGCCCACCGACATCGACATCGCGATGCACGTCAATAACGGCATGTATTTCTCCTTGATGGACCTCGGCCGTTTCGACCTCATGGTCCGCAGCGGCATCTGGACAAGGATGCGCAAGCGGGGGTGGAGTCCGGTGGCAGCAGGGGAGACCATCGCCTTCCGCAAGTCCCTGCAACTGTGGCAGCAATACACCATCGAAAGCCGCATCATCGGGCTGGATACCAAGGCCATCTACTTTGAGCAGCGCATGGTGGTGGACGGTGAAATCTATGCCCGGGCGCACATCGCCACCCGCTTGGTCCATAAGGGCAAACCCGTCACGCAGGAAGAAATCATCGCTGAGTTCGGAGCGCCGCCGGCTGACCTGGAATTGCCCGAGTGGATCCACGAGTGGCGGGAGAACAACGCCCTCCCCGGAGCGCGTCGTCCCGCCCCGCACGTCTGGAGCTAA